The segment GGCGACATTCATGAAAAAATCCTCTATCATATCAATCATGGCATGCTCTACTTTTCGGGCATGCAGCCAGTCGAGCCATTCATCTCATGGACACCGTCACATGACGAAGAGGAACGGAAAATGTATTTGGAGGCGTACAAACAGCGGCTTCATTCTCTATCCGAACAACCCATCATTTCGTATCATCCGAAAGCCCATTACGATGAGAATCATCAATTGAAGAAAGAATACCAATAAAGCAATCGCTCTGCACTTTAGCAATGAAGGTATACTTTATTTTTTATAGTTTTTATGAAGGCAGTGTGAAGGAGGAAACACATGAAACCTTTCCAAGCGGATTTACTAATGCTGCTGGTGACAATCGGATGGGGATCGTCTTATTTGTTTATGAAAATAGGAATTGATTCGCTTGGGGAATTCAACGTAATAGCGCTTCGATTCGGATTGGCATTTGTGCTGGCGGCGGGCCTCTTTTTTCGGCGATTCAGGGAAATTGATTGCCTTACCTTAAAATATGCAGCAATTCTTGGATTTATTCTATTCATCGTTTTCGTGTTAATCACGTTTGGATTGAACACGACCACCACGTCAAATGCAGGTTTTTTGGTCAGCTTGACTGTGGTATTTGTTCCGCTGATTACGGCTTTCTTATTGCGAAAAAAAGTTGAATTGAAAACGGCACTGAGTGTGATTCTTGCCATTACAGGAATCGGCTTCCTCACGATTCAACTGCCTTTGGTGTTTAATAGGGGCGACTTATTCTGTATGGGGGCTGCGCTTTTTTATGCCGCGCATATTATAGTGGTAAGTTCGGCAGCCAAGAAAGTAGATCCGTTAAACCTAGGGATTGCCCAGCTAGGCTTCACCGGTTTGTATGGGTTGATCTTTTCATTTATTTTCGAAGTGCCTGCCTGGCCCAGTACCACAACTAGCTGGCTTGCGATTCTTGCCTTAAGCATCTTTTGCAGTGCCATCGGATTCATTTTACAAATCATCGCCCAAAAATACACGTCACCGACACGCACAGGACTGATGTTTTCGTTAGAGCCGGTTTTCGCAGCTTTATTTGGTTATGTATTTGCACAAGAAATATTACATGGCAAAGGATATATCGGGGCAGCTCTTATTTTACTCAGTGTTGTCTTGTCGAGTAGCCAAAAGAAGAGCAGTCAATCAAAGCGAACAAGTGATATGCGAAACAGTGGACGGAATTTATCGCAATGATATATAACTCGTCAATCACTAATATAAATCAGTTTACATATCATGGCGTTCACGGAAATGGTTAATGCCCTCAGTCCATAAGAAAAGAACTGTAGAATGATACCTACAGTTCTCAATGAATGTCCGACGATCATCAAGTTTGAATCCAAACAGATAAGAAGCTTCAAGTTGTACAACAGTCCTAATGCTCATTAAAAAATGACTGCTGTTATTTTTAAAACTTTTTCCCGTCTGAAATCGTTACTTAATCCACTGCACAATATCCTTCATGTCTTTTCTTCCTCTAGGGAATTCAGGCTCATTTGCTCGGTAGCCAAACGCAACCATAGTCGATACAGCTAAATGACCATCCTCCAGTAAGTTTTCTTCCTCAAGAAGCTTTTGTACTTTATCACGATAAAACCCTTCTATTGGGCAAGAGTCAATTCCGAGTAACGCTGCTGCAGTCATCATATTGGCAAAGGGAATATAGGTTGACTTTCCAGCCCAATCCAACATTGTACGCTCATTTACTAGTGTATTTTGTTGATTTTCTTGGAAGTCCTTATACGCGTCTTTAATTTGATCATACATTTCAGCAGGGTATCCTACAACATTAAGCCATTGGTTTTTTAGATATTCTGAGTCGTACTTTGTATCCTTGATGGTTCTTGCAAGAATGATAACGAAATGGCTTGCAGTGGGCAGGGTGCCTTGTGCGCCCGGAGAAATTTCTTTTAGCTTTTCTCTGAATTCCGGGTTTTGAATAATGAGGAATTTCCAAGGCTCATAGCCACCTGAGCTTGGTGAAAGCCGGGCTGCTTCTAAGATGACATTAAAGTCATCCTCTGAGATTTTTTTTGTTGGATCAAAGGTTTTTATAGCACGTCTAAAATGAAACGCATCCAGAATTTCTTGTCCTTTTATTGCTGTTTGTGTCATGTTCAAACACTTCCTCTTAGTTGTATTTAGGCAAGCTAGCCTTTACTGGCCTTTCCATTAATAAGAAAAAATAGTGCGCTGCTATTTTTCTTATTTTTGAAGCGCTTGACCTATTCATCCAGTTGTCAAACAGTAAAAATGTAAAATGTAACATCTTTCGCTTAAACAACAGATGTTGTACACTAGATACTATAGGAAAGTTCATTTAGTATCAATCGTCAGGTTTGGTGTTTTATCGCTTAAACAACAAACACGTTAAATTGTTGTCTATGTAGAGGAAAGGGAGCGAGAAATATGGAAGCGTTGAAAGTAGATCCACGCATTATACGGACCAGAAAGTTGTTAATGGATGCTTTTATGAAAATAATTAAAAAGAAGGAGTTCAAAGACATTACAATAAATGATATTGCGGAGGAAGGAACCGTTAATCGCGCCACTTTTTATTCTCATTTTCAAGATAAGTACGACGTGATGGATGCGGCCATTACAGAAGATATAGAAGAAAGGCTTATTAAAAACTTGAGTCAATACGATAGGTTGAATGAAGAGACCATTGTAAAGGTTTTTTTGACATTAACTAAGTTTCATACAGAAAGAAGCGAAGAATTAAGTTCACAATGCAGAAGGAGTTATGAATCCTTTTATTCCATCATTGAACAAAAAGTAAAAAAAGAACTGGAAGAATTAGTTTACTCTCTCCTTGTAAAGCAGCAGCCGAAGCTGGATTCGGAAGCCTCAAAAATTGGTGCCGCTGTGTTGAGTTGGGGAATATACGGAGCATCTATAGATTGGCAACATAATAGTTCGTTATCAGCAGAACAATATATTAAAATAGCCTTACCTTTTATCGTGACGGAACTAAATAATCTTAAAGGATGATTATTGACCATGTATTTTTTCACCATATCCATTGGACAGCACAGTACTGGCGCTGGCAATGCTTCCAGATGATAAAGCTGCTGGCTTTTTAGGCTCATTCTATCTTGCTTATGTCGGTCTTGTTGACCGTGCAGCACTAAAAGCAGGTGAAACGTTACTTGTATTAGGGGGATCCGGCCGAACAGATGCAGCGGCCATACAATGGGAAAAATGCAGTGCAACCTCTTAGTAACACTGATATTAGAAGTTTTTTGTTTTTTGGTCAAGGGGAGATTAATTGAATTCAAATAAATTGTAAAATATTAAATAGGATTTGGAGTTATCATAATATGTTTAGCAGTAAAAAAATTTACATTTTTAGATGAGTTTGTAAAATACTGTAGTACACTATAAATAGGGTAATAATATAGGGGTGAGAAGAATGTCAGCACTTAGTAATGTAGACTTAGAGAAAGAATTAAAGAGTACTGAACATATAAGGATTTATCCTTTAACAGTTAGTAATATTAAAGGGAGTACATATAACTTAACTGCCAGTGACTATGCATGGTCTCTATCTACAAAAGAAAGTATAGTAAGCAATGGAGTAATAAAAATTCCGAAACATGATACAGGCATAATAGCTACTAAAGAAGTAATTTGGGTGTCTGAAAAAATCTCTGGCACATATCATTCAAAAGTTTCTATTGTAACAGCAGGTGGGGGACATATTGGTACTACTCTAGATCCTACATGGATGGGACATTCAATAATTGCAGTACACAACCATACTGATGATTTTTTAGAAATAGGTGTTGACTCAACTTTTGTATCAATAATGTTCCATTACCTACATTCTCCATCAACTAAAATTCAAGATAATTCTTTAAGCCAGATTGACCATCTACACCAATTCAATCTAACTAGGACTCAAAAAGCTTATTTTGACACATCTTGGAAAAAAATCCCTGAAGATTTACAAAGAAAAGTTAAAATTGATACTGGTTATAAAGAATTAGAAAAAAATATGAAAAAAGATTACAATTTCAAAGCTTATTTTAGTATTTTTATAATTGCAGTAATAATCCTTAGTTGTCTATATGGTGCATCTAATGTTGATAAGGATAGTTTTTGGCATATTTTGCTACTTTTCATTCCTAATGCTGGTTTTTCTGGTATACTGGTTTATTATTTCATACAAAATAAAAAATAAGGGGTTTTATAATGACTAAATTGCTTATAAAAAAACTACATCCAAAAGCAAAATTACCTGAGAAAGCTCATCAAACTGATGCAGGATTTGATTTATTCTCTATTGAACAAAAGGAAATTCCAGCAGGAGAGACTAGACTAGTTAAAACAGGTATTTCATTGCAATTACCTGCTAGTACAGAGGCTCAAATTAGACCTAGAAGTGGTTTGGCTCTTAAACACAGTATTACTGTATTGAATTCTCCAGGAACCATAGATGAAGAGTACAGAGGGGAAATTGGTGTTATTCTCATTAATCATGGGAAAGAAACATACATAGTAGAAGAACATATGAAAATAGCTCAAATGGTTATTAAGCCAGTTCTGCATGTTGACATTGAAGAAGCAACTGGTGACTTAACAGATTCTGATAGAGGTTCAGGTGGCTTTGGTTCTTCTGGGTATTAATAAAGGCATTTAGAGGCTGTACTCAGTCTCTTTTTTTTGTAGGAAAAAAGGGGAGTATTATGTGAACAGAAGTAGATATATTGAATAGCTTAAGAATAATACTAGTAATTCTGACTATACAATGGGGAAAATACAGATCAACACTTTAAGTATTTTTAGTTTTACAAAGTCCTACATTATCAGTAAATTTTTATAAAAAATAGATCAATTAAACTTTTTTGAATAAAATGTTATAATTATGGTCTAATGACACATATTATTTATTGAAAAGTAAAAGCTAGAGGTGGTCAATTAATTGTCTCTTCAACTTGTGCAATCAACTATAAAAGAGTTAGAAGCTGAGAAGTTTTCTATTCACAATATTGTTAATAGAGTGTTAAAAATAGCTCATCAGAGAAAAGATTTAAAAGAAATTATTTATTTAAAGTTAAATAAAGTATCCATAGATGATGAAAAAATAGTTGCACTTTATGAAGAATATAAACCATTGGCAACAATAATGAGAGTATCTTTAAAACAATATAGAGAAATATTTATTGATGTAGAAAGTACATATAAAAAGCATAGAATGGTTGACTGGCATGTTTCAGATACAAAAGGAGTAGTAGAAGATCATATAGTTGGTCTTTCAATAAGTGAACTTACTAATAGTATTTTTCAACTGGAATTGCTCTTGGAAAAGAATCAATTACCAGAAGGATTACATACTCTTGATCTGTATTATGAAAATTTGAAGAAAAGAAAAATTGATAATATCTATATAAATCAACTTGGTAATTGTAGATTAATATTAAATAATATCAGAGACTACCTTATTGATTATTTAATCAATTTGGAAAGTGATATGGTTAGAATTGAGGAGATAGAAGTAATGAATGCACAAGAGGAATTAACTGCTTTAATTGAAAATGGACATAGGGTAAAACATGAATGTTACACACCTGCTGAGTTTGGTGGGGGTTTCATTACTGGTATTGAATATAATTCATGGATAGAAGAATGTAAGATGTTCCTCAAAAAGTATGTTAGTGATACAGAAATTCTCAGTAGTTTTTCAAAAGCATCTGAAAGGGCTGTTGGAAATGGTGAAAGCCACTTTAATCAAATGACTGCAATATTAAATTCATTGAAGAAATATGATTTGGATGCAGTGGTAACTCAAAAGGATGAAGTGAAAAGTGAAAAAATTGATAAGATTTTTATAAGCCATTCATCAAAGGATATAGAATATGTATCAGCTTTAGTAGATATTCTAAATGATATTGGTATAAAGAAAAGTGATGAATATATTTTTTGCAGTTCTTTACCGGGATATGGAATACCTTATGGAGAGGACATATATGATTTTCTAAAGCAGGAACTCAAGAAAGAAAATATAATGGTTCTGTTTGTTCTCTCAGATAATTATTATGATAGTGCCCCTTGTTTAAATGAAATGGGAGCTACTTGGATTACTTCAAAACAATACAACTCAGTATTGACTCCTAATTTTAATTTTAAAATGATTGATGGAGCAATTAATCCAACTAAAATCAGCTTTAGGATGAATGATAAAGATGGAGTTAACAACTTCAGAGATACTTTAATAAAAACATTTGAATTAGACAAAGTTGATTATAAAATTTGGGAAAAAGATAGAAATGTTTTCCTTGAAAAAGTTAATATTCTAGCAGAGGCTGAGATGAAAAACTTTAACACACAAGTTCAACTTGAAAATGTAAGAAAAGTTGAGGAAGATGTGGAATTACAATTTAGATTTGTCAATATCACTGAAAGAGAAATTGAATTTAGATATATAGATATTGAGTTAATAGATAAGTTAGGTAATAAATTTCATACCTCAATAGATGATTCAATTCTTGATGAGTTCAGACTTCATCCAAAAGAGAACAAGGTAATAAAATGGAGGGTTAAAAATGACACTCCTTATCTTGCAAGAAGAGATGATAGAGAAAAATCAATAGTAACTTTTGAAATATAGGATTTATTAGAATTAGAGTATAAGAGGATTTTGATTGGCAGACAGGGGGGCATAAAGCTTCCTCTGTTTTTCTTTACTCTGAATTTCATTAGGTAGTAGTACTGTAGGTGGTTCAGATTATCAGAAGAGATTATGATAATTAATTTTTAGTTAAAACTTTTGGTTTATCTATATTGCCTACCTGATTCCTAAAAAATAGGTTAGATATTTATTTTACAGATCCTGCCAGCCTTAGGTATATGGCATCCCCATAGGGGGGGGTTATGCTTTTTCTGACAGTTTCTATACCCTGACATTAATCCACTGAACAAACAGCTCACAATCAATCCTCAGGACAATCAGAACCATCTCAAAGTCTATACAGTGTATTACACTGCTTAGCCAGTTACTGAACTACTTAGATAAACAGCATAGACAGCAACTCTCAGTACAATAAGGCTCAGCAACAGTCTGCAATTAAATGCTACAGTAAATGCTCTGTTGATCTAATAGAAATACTTAAGAGTTCAAAAGTACAGTTGCTCCTCAGCCAATAACCTCATACAAAAAAGACTCCTGCAATTAAGCAAGAGCCTCTACCTGTTATATTCCTATTGATATTGTTGATGTAACTTTATCAGCCTCAGTCTGTGTAATTCCAATGTATCTGAGAGTAACTGTCTGAGAGCTGTGATTAAAGATGTACTGGAGCAGTGACAGGTCTACTCCCTGACTGTAAGCCATGTACCCAAAGGTCTTTCTAAGGCTATGACAGCTTAAAGTTACCCCTACCATATCTCCTGCATGGGCTACTATTCTGTGAGCCTGTACCCTGCTTATAGCTTTATCTCTGTCTTTGTTACTAAAGAATAAGAAGTCCTCAGGCTGTAAGCTGTTAGCCTCCACATAATCCCTGATAAGTAACTGTAATTTAGGATTGAGGGTAGCTATCTTTTCTTTCCCTGTCTTAGTCTCTCTGTCTTTCCAAAAACCTGCTAAGCTGTCTTTAACATTTGCTTTTAGAATATCTGAAATCCTGAGTCCAGTATTCAAACTGTAAGCTAATAGCAAATACTGCTTAGTATCCTTTTTATAAACTTCCATCAGGTCTTTAAGTAATTTAGGCTCTTTAATGGGCTGTGCAGTATTCATAAAATCCCCCTCAAATAAAGTAACAATTAGTTTCAATATGTTACATTTTTGTCTATATATATTAGTTTAACATATAGAGACTGCTATTAAAGGGTTTTGTAGGTAACATAATTACATTGTGTTACATTATTTGAGGTTTTCTAATGATCTGCTGTTTACTTGAGCAATCATATTATAAGGGAGCAGGAGTAAAAGCAGAATCCTGAACATAGGAAAGATAACCTCATATAAACTCCATTAATCTGTAATCTCTCTATGAAATGCCTCATTTTAAGCTTTTTCTTAACATACAGTATCCTGTCTAAATACTGATAAGCCTGTACAGATTACCTGTGCTATGGAGTTAGTCACAGTCATCCTCTTTATTTTCTTTTACTGTCACAGTAATTCACTGATAGGAGAGGGATAAATCCAGCTTATATATTTAACTTTTACCTACCTTTGGTAAAGAAAGAGCAGGAGGGAAGGCTCTACAAGAACTGTTTCATGGGTTTTTAATCTTTTTAGATATTCACTAAAGTTACATCAATGCTCATTATCAGTTTCTTTAACTGTTTATATCCTACTAATTCTACTTAGTAAAAGTATTTGAAAACCCAGTCATACCAAGGGTTTCAGAGCCTTGCCCTTAAGAGGGATGATAATAACCTAGTAAAAATACTAGCTGCTATAACAGTAATATAAGTCCTAGCAGAGCTAGTCCTAGAGTCTAGCAAAGCTATCCTCAAAGCAATCCATTAAGAGCCAAATACAATAACAAAAGAGTATACAATAGTAGCTATTATTGTTGTTGCAAGGACTGAGTTTACTCAGGATTTAAAGCTCTTATGTCTTGGCTCATACTACAGCTAGAAAGCAGAGAGTACCCCCTCCTTTAAAAAAGATGCCCATGTAATAGAACTGCCCTATACCTATAAGAGAGCAAATAAAAAACTGCCTAACTAAATCCAATATAGGAAATGGCTAGACAGTTATAAGAGAATGTTAGCAATACTGATACTCAGTAAGAGCCTTACAAATACTAATTTTCAGGAGACAGAAAGAGGGTAGCTCTATTCTGGTGTAGATAGGCTCTGCAAAGCGCTCTACATCTTTTTAGACATTACAACTCATTATCTAGGTACTGCTCTAACAGCCCTCTCATTCTACTGCTAGGGATGTAGATATCTATAGGCTCATTATTCCTGATCCTGCTCCTAAACAGCCATTGCAACAGCTCAGATAGAGCATGTTTATCCTGATCTACCTTTAACTTACCTTTTTCCTCTACAAAGCCTTTAAGGATAGGGTTAAGGTAGATGTTAACTAAGTAGATACAGACTGACTTATCAGCAAAGGCATTAGTAGCCCTACAGTTTACCTCTACAAACTTATTAACTTTGCCTTTTACCTCTTTGGATAATCCAGTGGGAGCTAAGGCTTTTTTATTTACCTCTTTATCTCCCTTAATTGTAGTCCACATAATATCATCAGTAGGAGCTTTTAGCTTATTCCTGTAATAGTTATAAGCATCCTTCTTAATCCTATCCCTGATCTCCTTGTACTCTTTATCAGTAGCATACTTTTTAAGTTTAGTAGAGGAGAAAGCAAAAGGCTCTTTTCCAACATCATTTAACTTAGAGTAATGGATGTTAATAAGCTCTTTAAGCTGAGACCTATCCTCCTGATTGAATGGTATATAAGCAGTAAGCTCATACTTACCATTAACATTACTTACAGACTTATATTCATACTTGATATTAAACATATCATAGTAGTATTTCTGTATCTGTCCATCAAACATATAAGTTAATACATAGACCTCATCAAAAGCTCTGAAAACATCTACAGGGAAATTCCAGTATAAAGCTACAGGATTATTATCCTTGTCCTGATGGACTATAAGGTTTTTACTCTCAGCTAATTTCTTAATATAGTTAAACTTGCCATCCTGAGCATAGTTAGCATCATTCCATTTACAAGAGCCTTTCTCATCATAGGTTAGCTTAGCAGTCTGTATCAGCATCCCTAGATCAGACTTTGATATTGGCTCTTGTTCAAGCACATCCATAACCTCATCCAGTATCAGGGTATAGCCCTCCATGTATAAAAGGTCAATTAGAGCCTCATCAGCCCTTTTAAAAAGAGCATGAGTAGATGCAATATCCATTCCTTCAACTATTAGCCTCTTTAGATTATCTTGCTTAGTCTTTCCACTGGATACCTCAGGCTGTACAAATTCTCTATTCTTACATGAGCTTATTACTCTCTCTACCTCAGTAAGAAAGGGAGTTATAAAGATGTATTTCTTATCAACATTAGCCTCATCATCCATCATCTGTATAGCAAAGCTAGTCTTTCCTGATCCCATTAAACTATCAATTACTGTTATTTCTATATTTTTGTCTTTCATTGCAGTTATCCCCCTAATATTATTTAGTGTTTTTAGGCAACAAAAAAGAGACCAGCCTAAGCTAATCCCTCACCCTTTATCTATTTAATTAGTACATCCTTAACTCTCTTTATAAGCTGATCCTTTTCTATGTCTTTAAGGCTGATTGAATTTTCTAGCTGATGCCTTAGCTTTCCTGACAGCTTTTGTCTGAGCTATCTTAGCAGGTCTAGTCTCTTTCCAGTCCTGATACTTAGCCAGATGTTTAGTTACCTTGTGCTCAAAATAGTTGTTATAGATTTCATTTGCAGATTTCATTTTATTTCCCCCTGTAAAGTTATTTGTAGGCCCTAGAAGTCTACATCTTATAGCTAAGTAACTAGGGGAGTTTTAAAGTGGTTTTTTTAATGTTTTTAACTTCTTATTTGATGTTTTCTTATCTGCTACAAAGAGAAATGATGAGAGCTGCTATACCAGGGCTTAGCCCAGGGTAGTGTTATTTGATTGGTAACAATAATAAGTTAATGTCCAAGAAACTGGTACGTATCATTTACATCACTCTCTAATTACTCTTTTAATTACTGTAGTAAAGATTATGTACAAGAAACTTAAACACTAAGAATTAGTCACAGCTCAGCTCCTAATCTCTAATGAGGTAGTAAGGCAGTATCCTCTAGCTGTTCCTACAAAATATAAATAAGTACACTAAACCACTTTAAATAGGTATGACTTACTTACCTAATAAGCAGGAAATAGAGTAGGAACTGCAAAGAGGCTATTTCCTAAACAATAAGGAGGAGAATAGATGTTACTTAAATATAAATTTAAAGAGGCTACAACAGAAGAAAGACAGGAGATGCTTACAGAGATTATTTCTCAGTACAATGTCAATGATAAGAGTCAATTAATCATGGCTCTGGCACACTGTCAGACCTTAACTGATTGCTCTCAGGAGGAGTTTTCTACTAACACTCTAGTTAACTTGTCAGATAGGTCAGTAAGGGTACACAAAAAGGAATACCTAGATATCTTTAAAGAGGTATATGAAAAGTATAAGCAAGAGCCTGAGATTAAAGAATTAGATACTGTAATAAATGAGGATGTTATGGAGCAGGTTTATCAGAATATGCTACTAAAGCTGTCTAATCCCTCAACATCAGCTAAAGACCTTTCTACTTTGCTTACTTACCTAAACATCAGCTCTACAGAACTCAAGCAGTATGCAAAACATAGAGGAGCTACACTAAGGAGCTTTGTAAAAGATAATGAGGCTCTACTTATTAAAGATGAGCATATGCTGAGCCTAGTTAAGTCCATCCTGTCAGAGTCCCAGTTTCTATATCAAGGAACTGAGAGAACTATTGGCAGGACTGAAAACTATATGGAGCTAGACTTAGCTGATCCTATTGTAAGGCTAGAAATGCAAGCTCTAGGACTTCTGACAGCAGGGCTGTGGAATGGAGTTATTAACCCTCAGGCTGTAGAAATGATGCAGACTCTCAGGATGTTAAAACTTGCCTCAGGACAAAAGCTGAGTACATCTCAGGCTATGAGAAATTTTGATGGTATGGACAATAGACCTCTTAAGTTAAAGCCTATTACTATTACAGAGGCAGAGTGTATTGGAATTTATGGAGCTGATGAAGGTAAGGAAATTTATCATTTTCTAACCTCTACTAAAAAAGCTGTAGATATTAAAACTGCTGTACCTTTGCCTAGCTATGAGGATGTACAAGCAGATTATGAAAGTCATTTAAAATATTACTCAGATCCTAATACAAAGCCTTTTAGTGCTGTTATTGCTGAGCTAGAGGCATTTGGGAATGAAGGAAATTACAAAGAAAAGTATAAAAAATACTTAAACCCTCAGGAGGAGAAATAAGATGGAAAACAAAAGAGTAGAGTTTTCTAAAGGTATGGATAGCAAAGTTAAAGAAATGGCTGGAGCATTGGTAGCTGTTCAAGAGATGTTTGAGGTACTGAAGGATGTTAAGGCATCAGGCTCAGAGGCCGTATTTCAGCTACAAGCTAAGAAAGATCAGCTTAAAGAGGAGATGCAACTAGCTACAGATATAGGCTCTGCTAAATACATCATGCAAGAGGTAGAGCAGACAGAGAAAGATATTGAGCTACAGATTGCAGTTAATAATGGACAGGCTACTAAGATTGTAATGGATCTTAAAGATGCCTTTACTACATTCTTTAATGCTCATGCTAAGGCTAAGACAGTATTTAATGCTTTGGATCAGGAGTATGTACAGACAATGAGCATCAGGTCTCTACAGGATGATACAACTAAACTAAACAGCCTAGCATCTAACATTAATGGAGCTTTTGGACTTGCTAAGTCTTTGCTATTGGATGTAGGACTAGCAGAAAACTCTACTGTAAGATATGGCAATACTCATCTAGGACAGAGTAACTTAATATCTAAAGGTATTGGAATGAAAAGAGAGATGGCTTACCTGAGAAAACAGTTAAGCATCTAAAGGATAAACTTACAGGCTGTAGCTGAGGCTATGGCTTTTCTTTTTTCAACATAAGTAGGAGATAATAGGGGGATAAAAGAAATGGATAAGAACTTAATTTATAGGAGTCTACATCTACATTATGTAAAGGGATTAAAACTGTCAGAGGTATCAGATACTGTAGGCTTTACAGAGAGAAAGATCAGGGCAATTATAGAGGGCACCTTAGAGCCTGAGGTAGCTACAGACTTTTTTGAGGATAGAAAGATAGGGAAGTACAGCAGGACTTATTCTGAGCCTGTTTATAAAAAGTTAAGCAAGTTAGACTATGCTTATTTACAACAGAAGTACATGAGTTCCATCAGTAGTGGGCAAAGCATAAAGCTTATAAGGAGCTATCTATTAGAGGATTGTATTGAACCTAAACAGGCTGAAAAAATGTACAAGGGATTAGAGGCTTTCTATGAGGTTAAAAAGGTAGAGCTGATGGATGCAAAGCTACAAGCTGTTTTAAATGTATTAGCAATGCCTAGTAAATGGAGTCTCAAAGATACAGGCTTGGAGACTGTTTATGCAGTACCTATACTAGATGATAAGTTCAATGTAATAGCTGTAGAGTATAAGCCTAACAAGAGCTTTATTTTTCCTGAGGAGCTTTGGTGTATATATGAGTTAATAACTTGATGTAAAAGGAGATAGCTGATGCTGTC is part of the Planococcus shenhongbingii genome and harbors:
- a CDS encoding DMT family transporter — translated: MKPFQADLLMLLVTIGWGSSYLFMKIGIDSLGEFNVIALRFGLAFVLAAGLFFRRFREIDCLTLKYAAILGFILFIVFVLITFGLNTTTTSNAGFLVSLTVVFVPLITAFLLRKKVELKTALSVILAITGIGFLTIQLPLVFNRGDLFCMGAALFYAAHIIVVSSAAKKVDPLNLGIAQLGFTGLYGLIFSFIFEVPAWPSTTTSWLAILALSIFCSAIGFILQIIAQKYTSPTRTGLMFSLEPVFAALFGYVFAQEILHGKGYIGAALILLSVVLSSSQKKSSQSKRTSDMRNSGRNLSQ
- a CDS encoding NAD(P)H-dependent oxidoreductase; this encodes MTQTAIKGQEILDAFHFRRAIKTFDPTKKISEDDFNVILEAARLSPSSGGYEPWKFLIIQNPEFREKLKEISPGAQGTLPTASHFVIILARTIKDTKYDSEYLKNQWLNVVGYPAEMYDQIKDAYKDFQENQQNTLVNERTMLDWAGKSTYIPFANMMTAAALLGIDSCPIEGFYRDKVQKLLEEENLLEDGHLAVSTMVAFGYRANEPEFPRGRKDMKDIVQWIK
- a CDS encoding TetR/AcrR family transcriptional regulator, with the protein product MEALKVDPRIIRTRKLLMDAFMKIIKKKEFKDITINDIAEEGTVNRATFYSHFQDKYDVMDAAITEDIEERLIKNLSQYDRLNEETIVKVFLTLTKFHTERSEELSSQCRRSYESFYSIIEQKVKKELEELVYSLLVKQQPKLDSEASKIGAAVLSWGIYGASIDWQHNSSLSAEQYIKIALPFIVTELNNLKG
- the dut gene encoding dUTP diphosphatase, translating into MTKLLIKKLHPKAKLPEKAHQTDAGFDLFSIEQKEIPAGETRLVKTGISLQLPASTEAQIRPRSGLALKHSITVLNSPGTIDEEYRGEIGVILINHGKETYIVEEHMKIAQMVIKPVLHVDIEEATGDLTDSDRGSGGFGSSGY
- a CDS encoding toll/interleukin-1 receptor domain-containing protein; the protein is MSLQLVQSTIKELEAEKFSIHNIVNRVLKIAHQRKDLKEIIYLKLNKVSIDDEKIVALYEEYKPLATIMRVSLKQYREIFIDVESTYKKHRMVDWHVSDTKGVVEDHIVGLSISELTNSIFQLELLLEKNQLPEGLHTLDLYYENLKKRKIDNIYINQLGNCRLILNNIRDYLIDYLINLESDMVRIEEIEVMNAQEELTALIENGHRVKHECYTPAEFGGGFITGIEYNSWIEECKMFLKKYVSDTEILSSFSKASERAVGNGESHFNQMTAILNSLKKYDLDAVVTQKDEVKSEKIDKIFISHSSKDIEYVSALVDILNDIGIKKSDEYIFCSSLPGYGIPYGEDIYDFLKQELKKENIMVLFVLSDNYYDSAPCLNEMGATWITSKQYNSVLTPNFNFKMIDGAINPTKISFRMNDKDGVNNFRDTLIKTFELDKVDYKIWEKDRNVFLEKVNILAEAEMKNFNTQVQLENVRKVEEDVELQFRFVNITEREIEFRYIDIELIDKLGNKFHTSIDDSILDEFRLHPKENKVIKWRVKNDTPYLARRDDREKSIVTFEI
- a CDS encoding tyrosine-type recombinase/integrase, which produces MNTAQPIKEPKLLKDLMEVYKKDTKQYLLLAYSLNTGLRISDILKANVKDSLAGFWKDRETKTGKEKIATLNPKLQLLIRDYVEANSLQPEDFLFFSNKDRDKAISRVQAHRIVAHAGDMVGVTLSCHSLRKTFGYMAYSQGVDLSLLQYIFNHSSQTVTLRYIGITQTEADKVTSTISIGI